A stretch of Besnoitia besnoiti strain Bb-Ger1 chromosome Unknown contig00015, whole genome shotgun sequence DNA encodes these proteins:
- a CDS encoding CAAX amino terminal protease family protein (encoded by transcript BESB_028950): MVFLLLVSCFLLLLRPFGASSHVAFRHDASSTNVPPRPQPPPSPRVVSLLPRRHVLQTAGRPPLFSSPLSPLRSPGLPPLAFLQFPSLSRSAPSKALPYLQGPAAISHVSLSSSSLSAFPAVSPHCLRPSAPLSPRAPAFCASPSSRKGLQSVSEGVELRPDAPQERPSHARFALHAYASSQSASRAVPAFFSSPLRLRGVSASSAVRTDLRGSTGSIKAESGAPEPGPCRRSAGLPSLSDASTAGVPLHVRSSLSASTSASSTLQSAEGHDRKAADDEGAAGAERRHAVPRCCAGDDSPSDERSARAQVDVSLSQSGRVKLSDEGQPQATAAAAGKLVSQPQVGSPLLSSTSESACAASPRPASSARGSPRPAGAAPCESRPDSVGDAAGASAERRASLADPPSPSCLLSCACHRRASVSPRFIPLCAREAACSQRFSGSSSLLLASRHCSRCAASLSGSATSPLPSPLWARLRLALTPSLGFSPLWRHSGSSSALGAHAPGRASAPMSHNAVAAEPRCSALARVRGALRQALGRMASFVTRFNAGLRESFLAQAALVLAVYVLHFAYISPQTFVLPVELLPNRAGLFQHVQGDSLAGWAALGGLLLASRISSPGAPASQLWGASAGQDSDCTLSASRSRRESVAGATKGAATQSAASDGFRKAKTGKPLAGSLGGGVSAAVLLRHASAKLPWKGPFPPFLRNALLLLSLFGAYVVSGYVACGLDLLFYFLHAAGLVSLDLAMHRSLQVLFAHLAWVLMGTALFKLSYRNFFHSACAPLPTSCRRAPSAKTATVAEGGRQASEPPEGVGKTEGAQGRHPGGQLEVAASASGLPEAAASCRRGERVSARAALSRTDATSHTGEEHVAAAVAAQTQVDEAAFAARQTYPRPARGSESRAAAARGTATASSARSASFVPPPLIGHPFGGGGERMTDADAEARGLHSQGPEASAYKYFCSLWSTIKGRRKRNNAQETVASDVEFAAASQTTGASLSVPARWGCATPARDRDGHDAVGVNAHVAERSGEAPEARASSRWFTLRRRGKGGLWAWWAISGYLISCLLLNMTEFLNDFALSLLPSEPQGETIVQHIMNPTLNTRWSFLVGALAPCLSAPWWEELLYRGFCLPLFSQVMPLKAAAVLSSLLFAVHHMNVQTVLPLWVLGLTWTAVYLKSQNLLSTVMIHAMWNSRVFLGNLFGL, translated from the exons ATGGTGTTTCTCCTTCTAGTGTCGTGTTTTCTCCTTTTGCTTCGTCCGTTCGGAGCGTCTTCGCACGTCGCGTTTCGCCATGATGCCTCGTCAACAAATGTCCCGCCTCGTCCTCAGCCGcccccttctcctcgcgttgtgtctctgctgccgcggcgccacgtCCTTCAAACCGCGGGAAGACCGCCTCTGTTTTCCAGTCCGCTCTCACCACTTCGGTCTCCAGGACTTCCTCCCCTTGCATTCCTCCAgtttccttctctgtctcgttcTGCTCCTTCGAAAGCGTTGCCCTACCTTCAGGGGCCGGCTGCCATTTCGCACGTGTCACTCTCCTCCTCATCGCTGTCTGCGTTCCCTGCTGTCTCGCCGCACTGTCTCcgtccttctgcgcctctttcgccccgcgcgcccgccttctgcgcctcgccgtcgtctcgcaAGGGTCTTCAGTCTGTCTCCGAGGGCGTCGAGTTGAGGCCAGACGCCCCGCAGGAGCGCCCAAGCCACGCCCGGTTCGCcctgcatgcatatgcgtcTTCCCagtcggcctcgcgcgcggttCCTGCCTTCTTTTCGTCGCCGTTGAGGCTCCGCGGTGTgtccgcctcgtccgccgtGCGAACAGACCTCCGCGGCTCGACGGGCTCGATCAAAGCCGaaagcggcgcgccggaaCCGGGGCCTTGCAGGCGCTCCGCCGGCCTCCCGTCCCTCTCCGACGCCTCTACTGCTGGGGTGCCGCTGCATGTCCGCAGTTCGCTTTCTGCGTCcacgtctgcttcttcgacCCTCCAAAGCGCCGAAGGCCACGACAGAAAGGCCGCGGACGATGAAGGCGCAGCtggagcagagagacgccacGCCGTGCCCAGgtgctgcgcaggcgacgactcTCCTTCGGATGAGCGCAGCGCAAGGGCGCAGGTGGATGTGTCTCTTTCGCAGTCGGGTCGGGTCAAGCTTTCAGACGAAGGCCAGCCTCAAGCcaccgcagcggctgcagggaAGCTTGTTTCGCAGCCGCAGGTAGGATCGCCTTTGCTGTCCTCAACCTCAGAGAGCGCCtgtgccgcctcgcctcgtccggcgtcctctgcgcgcgggtCCCCGCGTCCAGCCGGTGCTGCGCCTTGTGAATCTAGGCCTGATTCCGTtggcgacgctgcgggcgcgtcagcggagcggcgcgcgtctctcgctgacCCTCCATCCCCGTCTTGCCTGTTGTCGTGCGCATGCCACAGGCGCGCTTCTGTCTCACCTCGATTTATTCCCCTGTGtgcccgcgaggccgcctgtTCTCAACGGTTTAGCGGCTCGTCatctctgcttctcgcctcgcgtcACTGCTCAAGATGTGCCGCTAGCCTTTCGGGATCTGCCACCTCTCCAttgccttcgccgctctGGGCGCGGCTCCGGCTGGCCTTAACCCCGTCTCTCGGTTTCTCGCCGCTGTGGCGGCACAGCGGCAGCTCTTCCGCGCTCGGCGCTCACGCACCTgggcgcgcgtccgcgcccatGTCCCATAATGCGGttgcggcggagccgcgctgctccgccctcgcgcgcgtgcgcggcgctctgcggcaaGCGCTGGGACGCATGGCATCCTTTGTGACGCGCTTTAACGCGGGTCTGCGTGAGTCGTTCCTCGCGCAAGCGGCGCTAGTTCTGGCCGTCTACGTCCTGCATTTCGCCTATATCTCTCCGCAGACGTTTGTGCTGCCCGTTGAGCTTCTTCCGAACCGCGCAGGGCTCTTTCAGCACGTTCAGGGGGACTCCTTAGCGGGCTGGGCGGCCCTTGGGGgtctgctgctcgcctcgcggatTTCCTCACCCGgagcgcctgcctcgcaaCTCTGGGGCGCGTCAGCAGGTCAAGACTCCGACTGCACTTTGTCGGCatctcgctcgcgcagggAGTCGGTCGCCGGCGCTACAAAGGGTGCGGCAACGcagtccgcggcgtctgacGGATTCAGGAAGGCGAAAACTGGCAAACCCTTGGCGGGGTCTCTAGGCGGAggagtctctgcggcggtgctgctgcggcatGCATCTGCGAAGCTTCCGTGGAAG GGGCCTTTTCCGCCGTTTCTGAGGAATGCGCTGCtacttctctctctgtttgGCGCCTACGTCGTTTCCGGCTacgtcgcctgcgggctTGATCTCTTGTTTTACTTCCTCCACGCCGCAGGCCTTGTGTCGCTGGACTTGGCTATGCACCGCTCCCTGCAGGTTCTGTTCGCACACCTTGCGTGGGTGTTGATGGGGACTGCGCTGTTCAAACTGTCGTACAGAAACTTTTTTcacagcgcgtgcgcgccacTCCCGAcgtcctgcaggcgcgcgcccagTGCGAAGACGGCCACAGTCGCTGAGGGGGGGCGGCAAGCCAGCGAACCCCCTGAGGGGGTCGGCAAGACTGAAGGCGCTCAAGGACGGCATCCAGGAGGACAACTGGAGGTCGCCGCTTCGGCCAGCGGGCTGCCGGAAGCAGCTGCGTCCTGCAGGCGTGGCGAGAGGGTCTCCGCGCGTGCAGCTCTGTCTCGAACAGACGCCACATCACACACCGGCGAAGAGcatgtcgccgccgcagttgCTGCGCAAACGCAAGTCGATGAAGCGGCATTCGCTGCGCGTCAGACATATccgaggccggcgcgagggtcggagagccgcgccgccgcagcgcgtggaACTGCCACTGCGTCTAGCGCTCGGTCTGCGTCGTTTGTGCCGCCGCCGTTAATAGGGCATCccttcggcggaggcggggaaCGGATGACGGACGCGGACGCTGAAGCTCGCGGCCTGCACTCGCAGGGTCCCGAAGCCTCTGCATACA AGTACTTCTGCAGCTTGTGGTCGACGATCAAAgggcgaagaaagcggaaCAACGCACAGGAGACCGTAGCCAGCGATGTGGAgttcgctgccgccagccagACCACGGGGGCCTCTTTGTCGGTTCCGGCTAGATggggctgcgcgacgcctgcgagagaTCGGGATGGGCACGACGCGGTCGGGGTGAACGCACACGTGGCGGAAcgaagcggcgaagcgcctgaggcgcgcgcgtcgtcgcggtgGTTCacactgcggcggcggggtaAGGGCGGCTTGTGGGCGTGGTGGGCGATATCGGGGTACCTTATTTCTTGTCTCCTGCTCAACATGACCGAGTTCCTCAACGATTTCGCCTTGAGTCTCCTCCCCTCCGAGCCGCAG GGGGAAACGATCGTGCAGCACATCATGAACCCGACGCTGAATACGCGTTGGTCGTTCCTTGTCGGTGCGCTGGCGCcctgtctctcggcgccgtGGTGGGAGGAGCTCCTCTACCGCGGCTTCTGTCTCCCGCTCTTCTCTCAGGTCATGCCGTTGAAGGCCGCAGCGGTTCTgtcttcgcttctcttcgcAGTTCACCACATGAACGTGCAGACGGTCCTGCCGCTCTGGGTCCTCGGTCTGACCTGGACGGCAGTCTATCTCAAGTCGCAGAATCTGCTCTCGACTGTCATGATTCACGCAATGTGGAACAGCCGCGTTTTTCTCGGGAATTTGTTTGGGCTCtag
- a CDS encoding SAG-related sequence (encoded by transcript BESB_028910) — MEKPEQRSMHQQSARQTVEPGEKSVSTCKGTSSTNDAEPSPASLTFSSTSLTGALRCSGSKNKVVPAEKANVCTERAKSVADCKNGKPPEKQTAIGDLLGLGTKIEAEHKAIEPDIQEWRLTLDKSQLPLADKAFFIGCQYDDNDSQSKCNLAVTVQARLSAVEGNTITCAYGKNSNSAGPLNVELTEEKNSVTVKCGTAGSFRPENHDQFCLPSSPYLEKCTRKMKEILPKFEASWWDIGDDKTSTLTIPRTAFPAEEQQFLVGCVYVDVSKKQEVAHQVEQEEEEQKGPEEESSTTSCGVLVTCLLPKTLKAKASSVVNNVGTCAYGEDSNKAGPLKVEVSPATKKLILDCGKDGSFRPEGLTTFCNTGADKLEECATKGFQDILPSFANDWWVPNEDKTSSTLTIPTSVFPAADQEFLVGCVLNKSSSEGGQKESPPTSDIKTSAFILL, encoded by the exons ATGGAGAAACCGGAG CAGCGAAGCATGCATCAGCAATCTGCGCGTCAAACGGTTGAACCAGGCGAAAAATCGGTATCAACGTGCAAAGGCACGTCGTCGACCAATGATGCAGAGCCGTCGCCCGCATCTCTTACGTTTTCTTCAACTTCACTTACTGGTGCCTTACGGTGCTCTGGCAGTAAGAACAAAGTTGTGCCAGCAGAGAAAGCAAATGTTTGCACCGAGAGGGCGAAGTCAGTTGCAGACTGCAAAAACGGAAAGCCTCCAGAAAAGCAGACCGCGATAGGCGACCTTCTCGGGCTAGGCACGAAGATCGAGGCGGAACATAAAGCCATCGAACCCGACATACAAGAGTGGAGGTTGACGCTTGACAAATCCCAGCTCCCCTTGGCAGACAAAGCCTTCTTCATTGGCTGTCAATATGATGACAACGACAGCCAATCTAAATGTAATCTTGCGGTGACTGTGCAAGCGAGGTTATCTGCTGTGGAAGGAAACACGATCACCTGCGCGTATGGGAAGAATAGCAATTCTGCTGGGCCTCTCAACGTAGAGCTaacagaagagaagaacTCGGTGACAGTTAAGTGCGGGACGGCGGGTTCGTTCCGCCCAGAGAATCACGACCAATTCTGTCTTCCGAGCTCCCCGTACCTTGAGAAGTGCACGAGAAAGATGAAAGAGATTCTCCCAAAGTTCGAGGCATCATGGTGGGATATCGGCGACGATAAAACGTCAACTTTGACGATCCCGCGTACGGCCTTTCCCGCGGAGGAGCAGCAGTTTCTTGTAGGCTGTGTTTACGTAGACGTTTCAAAGAAGCAAGAAGTGGCACATCAAGTTGagcaggaagaggaagaacaGAAAGGTCCCGAAGAAGAATCTTCCACAACGAGCTGCGGGGTGCTTGTGACT TGCCTGCTCCCAAAAACCCTGAAAGCGAAGGCCTCATCTGTTGTCAACAACGTTGGCACCTGCGCCTACGGGGAGGACAGCAACAAGGCAGGACCCTTGAAGGTCGAGGTTAGCCCTGCCACGAAAAAACTGATTCTTGACTGCGGCAAGGACGGTTCTTTTCGCCCCGAGGGTTTAACCACTTTCTGCAACACCGGCGCGGACAAACTGGAGGAGTGCGCGACCAAGGGTTTCCAAGATATTCTCCCAAGTTTTGCAAATGATTGGTGGGTGCCTAACGAGGACAAAACGTCCTCAACACTGACAATCCCGACTTCTGTGTTTCCTGCCGCGGACCAGGAGTTCCTTGTGGGGTGTGTCTTGAACAAATCCTCCAGTGAGGGCGGTCAGAAAGAGAGTCCGCCGACCTCCGATATCAAGACGTCCGCTTTCATTCTTCTGTAA
- a CDS encoding SAG-related sequence (encoded by transcript BESB_028900), with product MGLGYAAHPRGGFSSTRRLAAVLICGIVLLGSIESAAEPTQRLVRPHSLVQEDTGKTESTASCSLQEDNNEPSPKKLTMSEISLSATLNCVGDTNQVIPSEKETVCSSDASLEDCKASSSNKLVKLDDLLEPGAAKASISPIESSANKGQKWTMTLERAKLPLTDKHFLVGCAKSEEDKKLKVGVTGDWKCKLPITVKAKSSSVDDNVVTCAYGEDSNKAEPLKVEVSPATNKMVLDCGKAGSLHPEGLTTFCEPGSETLEKCVTKGFEEILPTFVKDWWVPNEGKTSSTLTIPSSGFPSADQKFLVGCVLNETSQLPQEPGGVQRDKLEPSGNKTSSCKVLVTVKAAGASSIVSSNLRGLIVVSGFFGLLGFIADYF from the coding sequence ATGGGACTGGGGTACGCGGCGCATCCGCGAGGCGGGTTCAGTTCAACCCGTAGGCTGGCGGCAGTGCTCATCTGTGGCATCGTGTTGCTAGGCAGCATTGAGAGCGCTGCAGAACCTACGCAACGACTTGTGCGTCCTCACTCTCTGGTCCAAGAAGATACCGGCAAGACCGAATCAACCGCATCGTGCTCGTTACAGGAAGACAATAATGAGCCCAGTCCGAAAAAGTTGACTATGTCAGAGATTAGCCTCAGCGCTACGCTCAATTGTGTCGGTGATACGAACCAAGTCATCCCGTCGGAGAAGGAAACTGTCTGTTCCTCTGACGCCTCGTTGGAAGACTGCAAAGCGAGCTCGTCGAACAAGCTGGTCAAATTAGATGACCTACTCGAGCCAggtgcggcgaaggcgagcatCAGTCCCATTGAGTCCAGCGCCAACAAAGGACAAAAGTGGACTATGACTCTGGAGCGTGCAAAGCTTCCTCTGACGGACAAGCATTTTCTTGTTGGCTGTGCGAAATCAGAGGAAGACAAAAAGTTGAAGGTAGGTGTAACCGGTGACTGGAAATGCAAGCTGCCGATAACAGTCAAGGCCAAGTCGTCCTCAGTCGATGACAATGTTGTCACCTGCGCCTATGGGGAGGACAGCAACAAAGCAGAACCTTTGAAGGTTGAAGTGAGTCCGGCGACGAACAAAATGGTTCTCGACTGCGGCAAAGCGGGTTCCCTCCATCCGGAGGGCCTGACCACTTTTTGTGAGCCCGGCTCAGAAACGCTGGAGAAGTGCGTGACCAAGGGGTTCGAAGAGATTTTGCCGACTTTTGTAAAGGATTGGTGGGTACCCAACGAGGGCAAAACGTCTTCAACGCTGACGATCCCGAGTTCAGGATTTCCTTCCGCGGATCAAAAGTTCCTTGTGGGGTGTGTTTTGAACGAGACCTCCCAGCTCCCCCAGGAGCCTGGCGGTGTGCAGAGAGACAAGTTGGAGCCCTCCGGCAACAAAACTTCAAGTTGTAAGGTTCTTGTTACTGTTAAGGCGGCTGGCGCTTCATCGATTGTAAGCAGCAACTTGCGTGGTCTTATTGTGGTGTCTGGGTTTTTTGGTTTGTTAGGTTTTATTGCTGACTATTTCTGA
- a CDS encoding uncharacterized protein (encoded by transcript BESB_028940) — protein MTCADSDSYPRLSALRRPALPEACLLHMRGGWSSGERAKGISAAQPDLRASSPDLAPEQKEASSSSASACPPPDSSRASADSQPSASSLNSSFPGDPLAFPSSAQHTLASPCPPLASAGWLPCEASSSLSTDSTPSPPQLGLFCAASDDERAEPSPSSSASSDSRPLCASAACPLSRDSASSGYFASASPPISRPAIRAPPRRPSPASRQVSGALPRVVLGSSLLRGNSRNDAASAPALRFSSSSPPPVGGRSDGRGKEPTQSRWATRRSQRTFSQLSGGNREADRRDSDVRPLTVESEPDIQVVLAPAAIDSLLAASVDEADAAASPLAPARVALLYGSVEDSTVSPAADSAAERDEVSGRRTGGAAGSVSRERPQARGEKAKSERQARRVFVQAVLVLSPPRRRDAAEGNGDSEGAEGARRSHGDLEHLLLGVSPLRDAADRAARHLGLQLVGWASLRPPRRSLGGSGLPAGAQTKRPGAPHLQGAPDTNVDDPANGRGLSEEEAQARRLTPAEVLLALHLQQKESDKDATARACFPRPEESPRSRPSLSVAASRACNEAPAPAPLVSLIVHRTQPSSPLGTSAGGSVEIEAVALTQHGRDVFHSPESLLPSLAEVSAASLPSGADAGVATQRLPRGAESQSIPPVRAPGCAGSVRRFARRRDFSSVAQKRGDLEAETDAANTLQLKKPVEVDRALYQALPVEFFIRYLPVIAAPDCRTESEQAADARSPGEGGGLPESHEWNEEVFFFTHGGDGEPDAHFQFQRSGRPSVQTQGREGRAATFAQLKALLNSSPSPAFLLEHLRRFDMLTHVAELLHNNEQDLRLICEALRSGPKSRTEGARADDVRDPERGVPAETSPALPSRVIRLIRALAATSESPLLSTES, from the exons ATGACATGTGCCGATTCAGACTCCTacccgcgcctctcggctcTCCGGAGACCCGCGCTCCCGGAGGCGTGTCTGCTGCACATGCGCGGAGGATGGAGCAGTGGAGAACGCGCGAAAGGCATCTCGGCCGCACAACCCGACTTGCGGGCGTCTTCTCCCGACCTGGCTCCTGAACAGAAGGAAGCGTcatcgtcctccgcgtctgcgtgtccgCCACCAGACTCCTCCCGTGCTTCCGCGGATTCTcagccctccgcctcctctttgaACAGCTCGTTTCCTGGCGACCCTCTCGCGTTTCCCTCTTCTGCTCAGCACACTCTTGCTTCTCCCTGTCCTCCACTGGCCTCTGCCGGCTGGCTGCCTTGTGAAGCCTCTTCAAGTCTTTCTACAGACTCCactccgtctccgcctcagcTTGGTTTGTTCTGCGCTGCGTCAGACGACGAGAGGGCTGAGCCCAGCCCCTCCAGTTCAGCGTCTTCAGACTCCCGCCCGCTCTGTGCATCTGCCGCATGTCCGCTGAGTCGCGACTCAGCTTCCTCTGGCtacttcgcctctgcgtctcctccgaTTTCGCGCCCAGCTATCCGCGCGCCACCTCgcaggccgtcgccggcgtcgcgccaaGTGTCGGGAGCGCTCCCTCGCGTGGTGCTGGGctcttctctcctgcgcggcAATTCGCGCAATgacgcggcttcggcgccggcgcttcgcttctcctcctcgtctccgccgcctgtcgGGGGGCGGAGCGACGGCCGAGGCAAGGAGCCCACGCAGAGCCGATGGGCCACGCGCCGATCGCAGCGCACTTTTAGTCAATTGTCTGGCGGGAACAGAGAGGCGGATAGACGCGACAGCGACGTCCGACCTCTGACGGTGGAGAGTGAACCCGACATCCAG GTTGTGCTCGCCCCTGCCGCGATTGACAGTCTTCTGGCCGCTTCAGTagacgaggcggacgctGCCGCGAGCCCCCTGGCTCCGGCGCGGGTCGCGCTGCTGTACGGGTCTGTAGAAGACTCGACTGTTTCGCCGGCTGCggacagcgccgcggagagagacgaggtcTCAGGCCGGCGGACCGGGGGGGCCGCAGGCTCCGTGTCGAGGGAACGGccccaggcgcgcggcgagaaggcgaagtctgagagacaggcgcgccgcgtcttcgtgcAGGCCGTCCTCGTGCTGTCGCCCCCCCGCcgacgcgacgcagcggaaggaaacggagacagcgaaggcgcggaaggagcgCGAAGGAGCCACGGTGACCTCGAGCAC CTCCTCCTTGGcgtgtcgcctctgcgcgacgctgccgatcgcgccgcgcgccaccTGGGGCTCCAGCTCGTCGGAtgggcgtcgctgcggccgccgcgcaggagtCTCGGAGGCAGCGGGCTCCCGGCTGGAGCCCAGACCAAACGTCCAGGCGCGCCGCATCTCCAGGGTGCACCTGACACGAACGTGGACGATCCTGCAAACGGGCGCGGACTGTCtgaggaagaggcgcag gcgcgtcgccttaCGCCGGCCGAAGTCCTCCTTGCGCTGCACCTACAGCAGAAAGAGTCTGATAAGGACGCAACAGCTCGCGCCTGCTTTCCGCGCCCCGAGGAGTCCCCCCGCTCTCGGCCGTCTCTGTCTGTTGCCGCGTCTCGGGCGTGCAATgaggctcctgcgcctgcgccgctcgtgAGCTTGATAGTGCACCGCACGCAGCCAAGTTCACCTCTGGGGACGTCAGCGGGCGGGAGCGTGGAGATTGAGGCCGTTGCGTTGACGCAGCACGGTCGGGACGTGTTTCATTCCCCAGAGTCTCTTCTGCCGTCTCTCGCCGAagtctccgctgcttcgctgcCATCGGGAGCCGACGCCGGcgtggcgacgcagcggTTGCCCCGCGGTGCCGAAAGCCAAAGTATTCCTCCAGTTCGCGCGCCCGGGTGTGCTGGGTCTGTGAGGCGAtttgcgaggcgccgagacTTCTCATCCGTCGCGCAGAAAAGGGGGGActtggaggcggagacagacgcggcgaacACGCTCCAGTTGAAGAAGCCTGTGGAGGTCGACAGGGCGTTGTACCAAGCGCTGCCCGTCGAGTTTTTCATCAGGTACCTCCCGGTAATCGCTGCACCAGACTGCCGGACAGAGAGCGAGCAGGCGGCTGACGCGCGGAGCCCtggggaaggcggcggactGCCCGAGAGCCACGAATGGAATGAAGaggttttcttcttcacgCACGGAGGGGACGGAGAGCCCGACGCACACTTCCAGTTCCAGCGGAGTGGGCGCCCCAGCGTTCAGACCCAgggacgcgaaggccgcgccgccacgttTGCTCAGCTGAAG GCTCTCTTAAACTCCAGCCCCTCGCCGGCTTTCCTGCTGGAACATCTGCGCCGCTTCGACATGCTGACTCACGTCGCCGAACTGCTGCACAACAA TGAACAAGATCTCCGTCTGATCTGCGAGGCGCTCCGTTCGGGGCCGAAGTCGCGCACAGAAGGCGCTCGAGCTGACGATGTCCGAGACCCAGAACGTGGAGTTCCTGCGGAGACTAGTCCCGCGCTTCCTTCCCGCGTTATTCGGTTGATCCGCGCCTTAGCGGCAACGTCTGAAAGTCCTCTACTCTCCACAGAGAGCTGA
- a CDS encoding putative IMP4 family U3 small nucleolar ribonucleoprotein (snoRNP) (encoded by transcript BESB_028930): protein MSGEKRDKKTRTRDAGGASEQDTGKDVSHKKKMRSSADASPAPASASFYSSAASMHQEKTGGKRSNSETGDRVSKRNPKPETKKVATSTAGILNKKRRQQVAFQLLQAKKKDRAKKKKETRAKERRGETVEKKTPKTIESMRRYDPTVVDDEDEEEVGGEEDVDEFASYFKREVTPKLMITTNKKVTADTYSFLKEILYIFPNAFFYKRGPYHIKNICKFAIKQGFTDLLVFQEKKHRPFGLYIVHLPEGPTSYFRLSSVRMAQEMKGAGTMTTHLPELLLNGFTTRLGRRVARQLAALFPLTPEFSGRRVVTFHNQRDFIFFRHHRYIFENGKKTRLQEIGPRLTLKLLWMHAGLFDTKEGLYEFIWRPDMKVDRKNMLL from the exons ATGtcgggcgagaagagagacaagaaGACCCGGAcccgcgacgcgggcggtGCCTCTGAGCAGGACACCGGAAAAGACGTTTCGCACAAGAAGAAGATGCGGTCTTCTGCTGATGCATCGCCTgctcctgcgtctgcttccttctactcttcggcggcctccaTGCATCAGGAGAAGACCGGAGGAAAGCGTTCGAACTCAGAGACAGGGGACCGGGTGAGCAAGCGCAACCCCAAGCCCGAGACCAAGAAGGTTGCGACGTCGACGGCTGGAATTCTCAAcaagaagcggagacaacAGGTGGCGTTCCAGCTTCtccaggcgaagaagaaagacagagcgaagaagaagaaggagacgcgtgCGAAGGAAAGGCGAGGCGAAACGGTGGAGAAAAAGACACCGAAAACAATCGAGTCCATGCGCAGATACGACCCCACTGTTG TCGatgacgaggacgaagaggaagttggcggcgaagaggacgtcGACGAGTTTGCTTCCTACTTCAAGCGCGAAGTCACGCCCAAGCTCATGATTACGACAAACAA GAAGGTAACGGCAGATACATACAGTTTTCTCAAAGAGATCCTCTACATCTTCCCCAACGCCTTTTTCTACAAG AGAGGCCCTTACCACATCAAGAACATCTGCAAATTCGCCATCAAGCAGGGGTTTACAGACCTTCTCGTTTTCCAGGAAAAGAAGCACCGGCCGTTCGGCCTCTACATTGTTCATCTCCCAG AAGGACCGACCTCGTATTTCCGTTTGTCGAGTGTGCGCATGGCGCAAGAGATGAAGGGCGCAGGCACGATGACGACGCACCTCCctgagctgctgctgaacgGCTTCACCACCCGCCTCGGCCGACGTGTTGCTCGACAactcgcggcgctcttccCCCTT ACACCGGAGTTCTCCGGCCGCCGCGTAGTGACGTTTCACAACCAGCGCGACTTTATCTTTTTCCGGCATCACCGCTACATTTTCGAAAACGGAAAGAAGACCCGTTTGCAAGAGATTGGTCCGAGGCTCACTCTCAAGTTGCTCTGGATGCATGCAGGCCTCTTTGACACAAAAGAGGGTCTATACGAGTTTATCTGGAGGCCAGACATGAAGGTCGACCGAAAGAATATGTTGCTGTAG
- a CDS encoding SAG-related sequence (encoded by transcript BESB_028920) has protein sequence MTQENNTLTVKCGMEGSFQPAGHAEFCSPKSADLNRCTGKFEEILPKFGKSWWEKGPDLISVLTVLPAAFPAEEKQFLVGCVQQELSKGDLAKRGHREGEGEGVAAEGKKEFENGRDVEGTDDKKKSADSVSRRGAAGCS, from the coding sequence ATGACTCAAGAGAACAACACGCTGACCGTAAAGTGTGGGATGGAGGGCTCGTTCCAGCCTGCAGGTCACGCAGAGTTCTGCTCGCCAAAGTCAGCGGATCTGAATAGGTGCACAGGCAAGTTCGAGGAGATCCTGCCCAAGTTTGGGAAGAGTTGGTGGGAGAAGGGTCCTGACCTCATCTCTGTCCTCACGGTCCTTCCGGCGGCTTTTCCCGCTGAGGAGAAACAGTTTCTCGTGGGATGTGTGCAACAGGAGCTGTCGAAGGGGGACTTGGCTAAAAGAGGCCACAGAGAAGGGGAAGGAGAAGGTGTAGCGGCCGAGGGGAAAAAAGAATTCGAGAATGGACGCGATGTCGAAGGTACAGACGACAAGAAAAAATCCGCCGATAGCGTTTCACGCCGAGGAGCTGCAGGGTGCTCGTGA